One genomic window of Stigmatopora nigra isolate UIUO_SnigA chromosome 13, RoL_Snig_1.1, whole genome shotgun sequence includes the following:
- the entpd5a gene encoding ectonucleoside triphosphate diphosphohydrolase 5 produces MAVTSHLLSLFLGLLVGCLVAEATYYRPHRDFPHYIRFRQPPSNMENHIPEVVDPPARSAPHPGLLRHPVIPRVLHPRPEDIQSLPEVFHQQQEELHPAPELEPRHRSALAPLPAPRVFHGIMFDAGSTGTRIHIYKFIQKDPVELPVLDNEMYHGVKPGLSAYKDNPEEGGNTVRQLLKIAKKTVPEEEWERTPVVLKATAGLRLLPEDKAIALLNEVRHVFDESPFYVPQNSVTIMNGTNEGVLAWVTVNFLTGHLYSNTKRTVGILDLGGGSTQITFLPKSRKTVQSAPHSYIAKFNLFNSTYQLYTHSYLGNGLYAARLATLGALGAEGLDWKVFTSSCLPKKFREDVTFGGTTYHVSGVPDGYAGYKLCYYEVMKVIKGIVHQPFEVKGSSVFYAFSYYFDRAVEAGLIDSTRGGAIEVKDFKKRAKEVCNKMTKYRAVSPFLCMDMTYITCLLKEGFGFKDNTVLQLAKKVNNVETSWALGATFDYFRNLNIH; encoded by the exons ATGGCTGTGACAAGTCACCTCCTATCGCTCTTCTTGGGGCTCCTGGTGGGGTGCCTGGTAGCCGAGGCAACCTACTACCGGCCCCATCGCGACTTCCCGCACTACATCCGCTTCCGCCAGCCTCCCTCCAACATGGAGAACCACATCCCGGAGGTCGTCGACCCGCCAGCGCGCTCAGCCCCGCATCCGGGCTTGCTGAGGCACCCTGTCATCCCACGTGTGCTCCATCCAAGACCCGAGGACATTCAGTCCTTGCCAGAGGTTTTCCACCAGCAGCAAGAAGAGCTCCACCCGGCGCCTGAGCTTGAGCCTCGCCACCGGTCTGCGCTAGCACCCCTCCCCGCCCCCCGTGTCTTCCACGGCATCATGTTCGATGCAGGCAGCACCGGCACCAGAATCCACATCTATAAATTCATTCAGAAAGACCCAG TTGAGCTGCCAGTTCTGGACAATGAAATGTACCATGGAGTCAAACCTGGGCTCTCTGCTTATAAAGATAACCCTGAGGAG ggCGGCAATACGGTGCGCCAATTGTTGAAAATAGCCAAGAAGACTGTGCCAGAGGAAGAGTGGGAGAGGACCCCAGTGGTCCTGAAGGCCACGGCGGGCCTGCGCCTGCTGCCCGAAGACAAGGCCATAGCTCTTCTCAATGAG GTGCGCCATGTTTTTGATGAGTCTCCCTTCTATGTGCCACAAAACAGTGTCACCATTATGAATGGAACAAATGaag GAGTTCTGGCTTGGGTCACCGTCAACTTCCTGACAG GTCACTTGTATTCCAACACAAAGAGGACAGTTGGCATCCTGGACTTGGGAGGCGGCTCTACACAGATCACTTTCCTTCCTAAgtcaagg AAAACAGTCCAATCGGCTCCTCATAGTTACATTGCAAAATTCAACTTGTTCAATAGTACATATCAGCTTTACACCCACAG TTATCTTGGAAATGGACTTTACGCAGCTCGGTTGGCAACTCTTGGAGCATTGGGAGCTGAAG gtCTTGATTGGAAAGTATTCACCAGTTCCTGTCTCCCAAAGAAGTTCAGAGAAGATGTGACTTTTGGTGGAACCACCTACCATGTTAGTGGAGTTCCAGATG GTTATGCAGGCTACAAGCTGTGCTACTATGAGGTCATGAAGGTCATCAAGGGAATTGTGCATCAGCCTTTTGAGGTGAAAGGAAGCAGCGTCTTCTACGCATTCTCCTATTATTTCGACAGAGCTGTGGAAGCTGGCCTCATTG ACAGCACCCGAGGTGGTGCAATCGAGGTGAAGGATTTTAAGAAGCGGGCCAAAGAAG TGTGCAACAAAATGACCAAATACCGTGCCGTCAGCCCATTCCTCTGCATGGACATGACATACATCACCTGCTTGCTCAAAGAAGGCTTTGGCTTTAAGGACAACACCGTCCTGCAG CTGGCCAAAAAAGTGAACAACGTGGAGACTAGTTGGGCCCTGGGCGCTACCTTCGACTACTTCAGGAACCTCAACATTCACTAA